In Kocuria turfanensis, a single genomic region encodes these proteins:
- a CDS encoding S9 family peptidase, producing the protein MTALPPQIRRQPAERSFHGHLFSDPYEWMRAKESPEVLAHLTAENEYAEARTAHLAGLRESIFGEIKGRTQETDLSVPNRRGDWWYFSRTVEGGAHQVFCRVPATTTGDVLADWTPPVVEPGTPMAGEQVLLDANAESAKHEFYSLGSFDVSEDGELLAWAEDVTGDERFTLRVRDLTTGALLADEIPGTFYGSFLTPDARAVYYTVVDESWRPHQLRRHVLGTPVAEDVVVHEETDPGLWLGAGLSADRRWIVVEAMCSEFSEQLIQPAADPQAPLQVVLPRTDRVLYEAEPFLLDGREQILLTHDHEAPNSRVSLMDPADLGRPIAEVDLRDVVPASDTVRVNGCAVTATHLVVSVRAETTLRVRLLPLAGLGTDAQAAAVEPAFAEQLYTAGVAAAEHDAPVLRLSYTSFTTPPRVYDVFPAGATGDDDALPAEPVLRRETTVLGGYDPADYTVERDWAVAADGTRIPVSLVRRADLDPAVPAPVVQYAYGSYEHSTDPGFSVSRLSLLDRGVVWAVAHVRGGGELGRSWYEEGKKLHKVNTFTDYVAVTEHLAARPDLDERRILVMGGSAGGLLVGAVLNLAPEKYCGALAAVPFVDPLTSILDPSLPLTALEWEEWGNPIEDSHVYRYMRDYSPYENVRPLPYPPVLAVTSLNDTRVLYVEPAKWVAALREATTSGQPVLLRCEMAGGHGGASGRYSQWKDTAWEYAWVLDRMGLAGA; encoded by the coding sequence ATGACAGCTCTTCCCCCGCAGATCCGCCGGCAGCCCGCCGAGCGCAGCTTCCACGGCCACCTGTTCTCCGATCCCTACGAGTGGATGCGGGCGAAGGAGTCCCCGGAGGTGCTCGCCCACCTCACCGCGGAGAACGAGTACGCGGAGGCCCGCACGGCCCACCTGGCCGGGCTGCGGGAGTCGATCTTCGGGGAGATCAAGGGCCGCACCCAGGAGACCGACCTGTCGGTGCCGAACCGGCGCGGGGACTGGTGGTACTTCTCCCGCACGGTGGAGGGCGGCGCGCACCAGGTGTTCTGCCGGGTGCCGGCCACGACCACCGGGGACGTCCTCGCGGACTGGACCCCGCCCGTCGTCGAGCCCGGGACCCCCATGGCCGGCGAGCAGGTGCTGCTCGACGCCAACGCCGAGTCCGCGAAGCACGAGTTCTACTCCCTCGGCAGCTTCGACGTCTCCGAGGACGGGGAGCTGCTGGCCTGGGCCGAGGACGTCACCGGGGACGAGCGGTTCACCCTGCGCGTGCGCGACCTCACCACCGGGGCGCTGCTCGCCGACGAGATCCCCGGGACCTTCTACGGGTCCTTCCTCACCCCCGACGCCCGCGCGGTCTACTACACCGTGGTGGACGAGTCCTGGCGGCCCCACCAGCTGCGCCGCCACGTCCTGGGCACCCCGGTGGCCGAGGACGTGGTGGTCCACGAGGAGACCGACCCGGGCCTGTGGCTGGGCGCGGGGCTGTCCGCGGACCGGCGCTGGATCGTGGTGGAGGCCATGTGCTCGGAGTTCTCCGAGCAGCTGATCCAGCCGGCGGCGGATCCGCAGGCCCCGCTGCAGGTGGTGCTGCCGCGCACCGACCGGGTCCTCTACGAGGCCGAGCCGTTCCTGCTGGACGGCCGCGAGCAGATCCTGCTGACCCACGACCACGAGGCCCCGAACTCCCGGGTCTCGCTGATGGACCCGGCCGACCTCGGCCGCCCGATCGCGGAGGTGGACCTGCGCGACGTCGTCCCGGCCTCGGACACCGTGCGGGTCAACGGCTGCGCGGTCACGGCCACCCACCTGGTGGTCTCCGTGCGGGCGGAGACCACGCTGCGGGTGCGGCTGCTCCCTCTGGCGGGCCTCGGCACGGACGCCCAGGCGGCGGCCGTGGAGCCGGCCTTCGCGGAGCAGCTCTACACCGCCGGGGTGGCCGCCGCCGAGCACGACGCCCCGGTGCTGCGGCTGTCCTACACCTCCTTCACCACGCCCCCGCGCGTCTACGACGTCTTCCCCGCCGGCGCCACCGGCGACGACGACGCCCTGCCCGCCGAGCCCGTGCTGCGCCGGGAGACCACGGTGCTCGGCGGGTACGACCCGGCCGACTACACGGTGGAGCGGGACTGGGCCGTCGCCGCGGACGGCACCCGGATCCCCGTCTCCCTGGTCCGCCGGGCGGACCTGGACCCCGCGGTGCCGGCACCGGTGGTCCAGTACGCCTACGGCTCCTACGAGCACAGCACCGACCCGGGATTCTCCGTCTCCCGGCTGTCCCTGCTGGACCGCGGCGTGGTCTGGGCGGTCGCCCACGTGCGCGGCGGCGGCGAGCTGGGCCGGTCCTGGTACGAGGAGGGCAAGAAGCTGCACAAGGTCAACACCTTCACCGACTACGTGGCGGTGACCGAGCACCTGGCGGCCCGCCCGGACCTCGACGAGCGGCGGATCCTGGTGATGGGCGGGTCCGCCGGCGGCCTGCTCGTGGGCGCGGTGCTCAACCTGGCCCCCGAGAAGTACTGCGGCGCGCTGGCGGCGGTGCCGTTCGTGGACCCGCTGACCTCCATCCTCGACCCCTCGTTGCCGCTCACGGCCCTGGAGTGGGAGGAGTGGGGCAACCCGATCGAGGACTCGCACGTCTACCGGTACATGCGCGACTACTCCCCCTACGAGAACGTCCGCCCGCTGCCCTATCCCCCGGTGCTGGCCGTGACCAGCCTCAACGACACCCGGGTGCTCTACGTGGAGCCGGCCAAGTGGGTCGCCGCGCTGCGGGAGGCCACGACCTCCGGCCAGCCCGTGCTGCTGCGCTGCGAGATGGCCGGCGGCCACGGCGGCGCGTCCGGGCGGTACTCGCAGTGGAAGGACACCGCCTGGGAGTACGCCTGGGTGCTCGACCGGATGGGGCTGGCCGGCGCCTGA
- a CDS encoding CPBP family intramembrane glutamic endopeptidase, whose protein sequence is MSTPAHLAPRPPAFGSTRADLWMQVVLVLGVSLGASALYAVLSLAEQLSRGPLSEARTTMNPPLSPQPLLDLLRQLTGIGLDLVPVLLALYLLAGSAGALGTVRRRIGLDARMPVPDLGLGTVLFLVMGLGTLALYAAGRALGLTAEVTTSGLAEHWWTVPVLLLSALRHALVEEVVVVAFLTDRLTRIGWRWPVVLAVTALFRGSYHLYQGIGPFLGNVVMGLVFAELYRRTGRVMPLVVAHFLLDAVGFLGVGRLLG, encoded by the coding sequence ATGAGCACCCCTGCGCACCTCGCCCCGCGACCGCCGGCCTTCGGCTCCACCCGCGCCGACCTGTGGATGCAGGTGGTCCTGGTGCTGGGGGTCTCCCTGGGCGCCTCGGCGCTCTACGCGGTGCTCTCCCTGGCCGAGCAGCTCTCCCGCGGACCGCTCTCGGAGGCGCGGACGACGATGAACCCGCCGCTGAGCCCGCAGCCGCTGCTCGACCTGCTGCGCCAGCTCACCGGCATCGGCCTGGACCTGGTCCCGGTGCTGCTGGCGCTGTACCTGCTCGCCGGGTCCGCGGGCGCGCTGGGCACGGTGCGGCGGCGGATCGGGCTCGACGCCCGGATGCCGGTCCCGGACCTCGGGCTGGGCACCGTCCTGTTCCTCGTCATGGGCCTGGGCACCCTGGCCCTCTACGCGGCCGGCCGCGCCCTGGGGCTCACCGCGGAGGTGACGACGTCCGGGCTGGCCGAGCACTGGTGGACGGTGCCGGTGCTGCTGCTCTCCGCGCTGCGCCACGCCCTGGTCGAGGAGGTGGTGGTGGTCGCGTTCCTGACCGACCGGCTCACCCGCATCGGCTGGCGCTGGCCGGTGGTGCTGGCGGTCACGGCGCTGTTCCGCGGCAGCTACCACCTCTACCAGGGCATCGGGCCCTTCCTCGGCAACGTGGTGATGGGCCTGGTCTTCGCCGAGCTCTACCGGCGCACCGGGCGGGTCATGCCCCTCGTCGTCGCGCACTTCCTGCTGGACGCCGTGGGCTTCCTGGGCGTCGGCCGGCTGCTCGGCTGA
- a CDS encoding VOC family protein, with the protein MRVDHVSYACRPEGLAATTERIADQLGIEPVKGGVHPRFGTRNMILPLTNHQYVEVVEVLEHPAAEKAPFGRAVRARSEAGGGWLGWVVEVDDLAPFEQRLGRHAVPGHRVFPDGRCLEWHQIGVKGLIADPQLPFMVHFDSDPEMHPSQARITDVALAGMCIAGSPDRVAEWLGAPVETALDDLAVEWRYPEGTPGLLSVSFSTLDGLVTI; encoded by the coding sequence ATGAGAGTCGACCACGTGTCCTACGCCTGCCGCCCGGAGGGCCTGGCGGCCACCACCGAGCGCATCGCCGATCAGCTGGGGATCGAGCCGGTCAAGGGTGGGGTGCACCCCCGTTTCGGCACCCGCAACATGATCCTTCCCCTCACGAACCACCAGTACGTCGAGGTCGTCGAGGTCCTCGAGCACCCGGCGGCGGAGAAGGCCCCGTTCGGGCGGGCCGTGCGCGCCCGCTCCGAGGCCGGCGGCGGCTGGCTGGGCTGGGTCGTCGAGGTCGACGACCTCGCGCCCTTCGAGCAGCGCCTGGGCCGGCACGCGGTGCCCGGCCACCGGGTGTTCCCCGACGGCCGGTGCCTGGAGTGGCACCAGATCGGCGTCAAGGGCCTGATCGCCGACCCCCAGTTGCCGTTCATGGTGCACTTCGACTCGGACCCGGAGATGCACCCGTCCCAGGCGCGGATCACCGACGTGGCCCTGGCGGGGATGTGCATCGCCGGGTCGCCCGACCGGGTGGCCGAGTGGCTGGGCGCGCCCGTGGAGACCGCGCTGGACGACCTGGCGGTGGAGTGGCGCTACCCGGAGGGCACGCCCGGCCTGCTCTCGGTGTCCTTCAGCACCCTCGACGGGCTCGTCACCATCTGA